Proteins found in one Sporosarcina sp. FSL K6-3457 genomic segment:
- the dnaI gene encoding primosomal protein DnaI, translating to MERIGDTMKRVVKAPTFAARYEELRNEVMESPGVQQFLADHAADVDKNVVDRSLTKLYDYASASHDCEKCPNLGGCVNLLKGFEPKLVLTRGLIDVEYVKCKSKLVDENNRNVARMIDSYYMPKDVMEAKLQNIDMFFDDSRVRIVRVAKDFLNAFDETGELPERGMYIYGPFGIGKSFILGALANELANRRIRTVAVYVPEFLREMKQSIQDQSLNEKIDFVKNAQVLMLDDIGAETMSAWTRDEVLGTILQFRMAEKLPTFFTSNFSYEELEHHLTYTQRGEKEAVKAARIMERIRMISSPLQLDGENRRGK from the coding sequence ATGGAACGAATCGGAGATACGATGAAACGTGTTGTGAAAGCACCGACATTTGCCGCACGTTATGAGGAATTGCGCAATGAGGTGATGGAAAGTCCAGGCGTCCAGCAATTTCTCGCGGATCATGCAGCTGATGTTGATAAAAATGTTGTTGACCGTAGTTTAACGAAATTATACGATTATGCGTCAGCCTCACATGATTGTGAGAAATGCCCTAATCTTGGAGGCTGTGTCAATTTACTGAAAGGGTTTGAACCGAAATTAGTGCTCACGCGAGGACTGATTGACGTAGAGTATGTAAAATGTAAGAGTAAATTGGTGGATGAAAATAATCGTAATGTTGCTCGAATGATTGACAGTTATTATATGCCGAAGGATGTCATGGAGGCAAAACTGCAAAATATTGATATGTTTTTTGACGATAGTAGAGTAAGAATTGTCCGTGTAGCCAAAGACTTTCTGAATGCTTTTGATGAAACTGGTGAGCTTCCGGAGAGGGGAATGTATATTTACGGTCCGTTTGGCATTGGTAAATCCTTCATTCTAGGTGCTTTAGCTAATGAATTGGCGAACCGTCGAATTCGTACAGTTGCGGTATACGTTCCCGAATTTCTACGTGAAATGAAGCAATCAATTCAAGATCAGTCACTCAATGAAAAAATTGACTTTGTAAAAAATGCACAAGTGCTCATGCTTGATGATATTGGTGCAGAAACGATGTCTGCTTGGACGCGTGATGAAGTGCTAGGTACGATTTTGCAGTTTAGAATGGCTGAAAAATTGCCGACGTTCTTCACTTCGAATTTTAGTTACGAAGAATTAGAGCACCACTTGACATATACACAGCGTGGTGAAAAGGAAGCTGTTAAGGCCGCGAGGATTATGGAAAGAATTCGTATGATCAGTAGTCCGTTACAACTTGACGGGGAAAATAGGCGTGGAAAATAA
- the thrS gene encoding threonine--tRNA ligase, which yields MADMIKLQFPDGAVKEFPQGTTTEDVAASISTGLRKSALAGKVGDKLVDLKTPLTEGGDFGIITPQSAEALEILRHSSAHLLAQAVKRKFPDAKLGIGPVISSGFYYDIDSPTPITAEDLPEIEKEMRRIIGENVEVIRHDVSREEAERIFTEIDDQYKLELLEAIPAGEQVSLYEQGDFIDLCRGVHVPSTGKLKEFKLLSIAGAYWRGDSNNKMLQRIYGTAFFKKEELKEHLRLLEEAKERDHRKIGKELDLFMNSQKVGQGLPLWLPKGATIRRVIERYIVDKEERLGYQHVYTPVLGSKALYETSGHWGHYQDGMFPVMSMDNEELVLRPMNCPHHMMIYKNGIHSYRNLPVRIAELGTMHRYEMSGALSGLQRVRGMTLNDAHIFVRPDQIKDEFRRVVELIIEVYKDFNITDYSFRLSYRDPADTEKYFDDDKMWEHAQRLLKETLDEMGLDYVEAIGEAAFYGPKLDVQVKTAIGMEETLSTAQLDFLQPERFDLTYVGEDGKQHRPVVIHRGVVSTMERFVAFLIEEYKGAFPTWLAPIQVEVIPVSPDAHFDYADGVREKLVAAGFRVDIDSREEKIGYKIREAQMQKVPYMLVLGDKEVEAGEVNVRKYGEQKSESMPFEEFIAKLQEEVSQF from the coding sequence ATGGCAGATATGATTAAATTACAATTTCCGGATGGTGCAGTGAAGGAGTTCCCACAAGGAACGACAACGGAGGATGTTGCAGCATCTATTAGCACGGGACTACGAAAAAGTGCGTTGGCAGGTAAAGTCGGGGATAAGCTGGTCGATTTAAAAACACCACTAACTGAAGGCGGAGACTTTGGAATTATTACACCGCAATCAGCTGAAGCACTTGAGATTTTACGTCATAGTTCAGCGCATCTTTTAGCACAAGCTGTGAAGCGTAAATTCCCTGATGCAAAATTGGGCATTGGACCTGTTATTTCTAGCGGTTTTTATTATGATATTGATTCACCAACACCGATTACGGCAGAGGATTTGCCTGAAATCGAAAAGGAAATGCGCCGCATTATCGGTGAAAATGTTGAAGTGATTCGTCACGATGTATCACGTGAAGAGGCGGAACGGATTTTCACAGAAATCGATGACCAATACAAACTTGAACTTCTTGAAGCAATTCCGGCAGGTGAGCAAGTGTCACTTTACGAACAAGGTGATTTCATCGACCTATGTCGTGGTGTTCATGTCCCATCAACAGGGAAACTCAAAGAATTTAAATTGCTAAGTATCGCCGGTGCTTATTGGCGTGGCGATTCCAATAATAAAATGTTACAGCGTATTTATGGAACGGCCTTCTTCAAAAAAGAGGAACTAAAAGAGCATTTACGTCTGCTGGAAGAAGCGAAAGAACGTGATCATCGTAAAATCGGTAAAGAACTTGATTTGTTTATGAATTCTCAAAAAGTTGGGCAAGGTTTACCATTGTGGTTGCCGAAAGGTGCAACGATTCGCCGCGTTATTGAGCGTTATATCGTCGATAAAGAAGAGAGATTAGGTTATCAGCATGTCTATACACCGGTGCTTGGTAGCAAAGCGTTGTATGAAACATCAGGGCATTGGGGCCACTACCAAGATGGTATGTTCCCTGTCATGAGCATGGACAACGAAGAGCTAGTATTACGTCCGATGAACTGTCCGCATCATATGATGATTTACAAAAATGGTATTCACTCTTATCGTAATTTGCCAGTTCGAATTGCTGAATTAGGCACAATGCATCGTTACGAAATGTCTGGAGCACTTTCAGGTCTACAGCGTGTGCGTGGAATGACATTAAACGATGCACATATTTTTGTTCGTCCAGACCAAATTAAAGATGAATTCCGTCGGGTTGTAGAGCTGATTATTGAGGTCTATAAAGACTTTAATATTACGGATTACTCATTCCGTTTGTCTTATCGTGACCCGGCCGATACAGAAAAATATTTCGATGACGATAAAATGTGGGAGCATGCACAACGTCTATTAAAAGAAACATTGGATGAAATGGGCTTGGATTACGTTGAAGCGATTGGTGAAGCTGCATTTTATGGGCCGAAGCTAGACGTTCAAGTGAAGACGGCTATCGGTATGGAAGAAACGCTTTCTACTGCACAGCTTGATTTCCTTCAGCCAGAACGTTTTGATCTGACATATGTAGGGGAAGATGGTAAGCAGCATCGTCCAGTCGTTATTCACCGTGGTGTTGTATCTACAATGGAACGTTTTGTTGCATTCCTAATTGAAGAATATAAAGGTGCATTCCCAACTTGGTTGGCGCCTATTCAAGTAGAAGTGATTCCTGTATCACCAGATGCGCATTTTGACTATGCAGATGGCGTACGTGAAAAACTAGTTGCAGCTGGCTTCCGTGTAGATATTGATAGCCGCGAAGAAAAAATCGGCTATAAAATCCGTGAAGCACAAATGCAAAAAGTACCTTACATGCTCGTACTTGGCGACAAAGAAGTGGAAGCCGGCGAAGTAAATGTTCGTAAATACGGCGAACAGAAATCTGAAAGCATGCCGTTTGAGGAATTTATTGCGAAATTGCAAGAAGAAGTATCGCAATTTTAA
- a CDS encoding tetratricopeptide repeat protein produces the protein MLITLRKPSQIVTVKQAIEIVHTLWNGKSRKELRSYLEDIETEEEHYRLIRLLDNGMMNHYANFLAARAHKRFRSARTFAWKCHALLEKGHPMEVETLIEHYLASSECIQATPKELNSIRRVYLSALVMLNRIPDAEEMVQEIRANGGHLFADQHTPFLIAANRYVEAEQELRVALGLPAKQRGDLAHLALADLLSRRGEHLEAIHMLTEGAKKFECALVMKIERVEYLYHLGRFEQLLIELRILNEQNPYHIRKDYFIYLQAELLYRLERWEEFQNWVVTHATLLKSTVFGKNTIDFSMSHRAIGLNPIKQKVNYCVPASIAMMLGTFGIEKSQDDIAEHIFDVTGSKISDTVRYMESLGFVTKYFKGSVELYKPLIDAGVPILLDLFIENSSHVQVVKGYDDRIGTLEIQDPNSLHSSYVRYERFDTIYRLKDRLSIVFVRPEQSDLLEGLGEENHLFFKGIFQHLDKLEEDVEKYIDDMLVFLDAHTKELYVSILGLTVIQHDKLEPKLEQWRTHLRTVLGTEDHGLNLMIASSYHRYGEQEKFRDIIGKLKKQTPFIQFLLGVEAYKQDRTEEAIVHLKSALEMDPYQPVAYAYLANCYSDIGEPVKALQFSKVALWQDSSREFIRTAYANALLAAGKIEEALKQFQMLVNDFPTEAYYLYEVGRCYLGQDVEKAVEYFKRSMDLNPLIAYPYLRIAEVQMDEERWENAEGTLLKGVNSGISSEKTGLLWLYIGHSHKARDQFIQAEQAYWHAAERDVNKDNLAIIYRVQAVIRQEEWERAEQIIQQTLEADYNADIAFRAGAMMFDEAETKEQHEVAVWRMEEALRQLQEDIVQYVRLYVDAIEYTPAMEQGADLLAELRAITDDTDIYCYEAYLREKLGQLNEAEALLKEALNLSAPNTFPHYRLGLLYKEMEQPTLAIAHFQTCLELDVDFHSAREELVQLYGVGAHVGRAKTYALELLADCPEVCDVRQLTNWLNNDERRAVRNRLVELEGSVREEWRKLALSAVIPASEAIDLLQNEESPKLQFQLAKMYIAEDKYKLAFEILRMLVSEYPEDENLYSYWAEAIYEAKKHGDITETIDEMELSVAERATVCRHLAAAFFPRAKEYLEQLNERKTWRTKIRGFMKNLNIIVVIDELFKASYEYEPDNPDNYWDYGSFLIDIGEYHDAFKELQKYLRNHDDDNIQYKIGVAALYHGFTTEKPQYIQRAKEKFEIVTRRVPHYYYGWDRLAEAYFYLGEYDQALATYRQAVELDGSMPDGYAGIILCLDYLNRTEEVVGFANKLEESLRQATIERIEQAMFETTEIVQRLLKK, from the coding sequence ATGCTGATAACGTTAAGGAAACCCTCGCAAATTGTCACAGTGAAACAGGCTATTGAAATAGTTCATACGCTCTGGAATGGCAAATCACGTAAGGAACTTCGGAGCTATTTGGAGGATATTGAAACGGAGGAAGAGCATTATAGGCTTATTCGTCTCCTGGATAACGGTATGATGAATCATTATGCCAATTTTCTGGCCGCGCGTGCCCATAAACGTTTTCGTTCTGCACGGACCTTTGCTTGGAAATGCCATGCTCTACTGGAAAAAGGACATCCGATGGAAGTGGAGACGCTTATTGAACACTATCTTGCTTCTAGCGAATGTATACAGGCAACGCCAAAAGAATTGAATAGTATTCGGCGCGTTTATTTGAGTGCCCTCGTTATGCTGAATCGAATACCGGATGCAGAAGAAATGGTGCAGGAAATACGAGCGAACGGTGGGCATTTGTTTGCCGATCAACATACACCATTTTTGATAGCGGCTAATCGCTATGTTGAAGCGGAACAAGAACTTCGGGTGGCCCTCGGTCTCCCAGCTAAACAGCGTGGGGATCTTGCGCACTTAGCATTAGCGGATTTACTGTCAAGACGGGGAGAGCATCTGGAAGCTATTCATATGTTGACGGAAGGTGCTAAAAAATTTGAATGTGCCCTCGTGATGAAAATAGAGCGTGTTGAATATTTGTATCATCTTGGCCGTTTTGAACAATTGCTCATAGAGCTGCGCATTTTAAATGAACAAAATCCCTATCATATTCGCAAAGATTATTTCATATATCTGCAAGCAGAGCTGTTGTATCGATTGGAGAGGTGGGAGGAGTTTCAGAACTGGGTTGTTACACATGCGACGTTATTGAAGTCGACAGTGTTTGGCAAAAATACGATTGATTTCTCGATGTCGCATAGGGCAATTGGGCTTAATCCCATCAAGCAAAAAGTGAACTATTGCGTGCCTGCATCGATTGCTATGATGCTCGGGACATTTGGTATTGAAAAATCACAGGATGATATTGCTGAACATATTTTTGACGTTACCGGATCGAAAATTAGTGATACTGTTCGATATATGGAGTCACTGGGCTTTGTGACGAAATATTTTAAAGGGTCCGTTGAACTATATAAGCCCTTGATTGATGCAGGTGTGCCTATTTTACTCGATCTCTTTATCGAAAATAGTTCCCATGTGCAAGTGGTTAAAGGCTATGATGACCGTATTGGTACGTTGGAAATCCAAGACCCGAATAGCTTGCACTCCTCGTATGTTCGATACGAACGCTTCGATACAATTTATCGACTGAAGGACCGGTTATCAATCGTATTTGTTCGTCCTGAACAATCGGATTTGTTGGAAGGGCTAGGAGAGGAAAATCATCTATTTTTCAAAGGGATTTTTCAGCATTTAGACAAGTTAGAAGAAGATGTAGAAAAATACATAGATGATATGCTTGTATTCCTTGATGCGCATACTAAAGAATTATACGTCTCTATTTTAGGTCTTACGGTTATTCAGCATGATAAGCTGGAGCCGAAGTTGGAACAGTGGCGTACACATTTAAGGACAGTGTTAGGAACAGAAGATCATGGGCTAAACTTGATGATTGCTAGTTCTTATCATCGTTATGGAGAACAAGAAAAATTTCGAGACATCATTGGGAAGCTAAAGAAACAAACACCTTTTATACAGTTTCTCTTAGGCGTAGAAGCTTATAAGCAGGATCGGACAGAAGAGGCGATTGTTCATCTGAAATCGGCGTTAGAGATGGACCCTTATCAGCCTGTCGCTTATGCTTATCTTGCCAATTGCTATAGTGACATAGGGGAGCCAGTAAAGGCTTTGCAATTTTCTAAAGTAGCGCTTTGGCAAGATTCCTCTAGAGAATTTATCCGAACAGCCTATGCGAATGCACTACTTGCTGCTGGTAAAATTGAAGAGGCATTGAAGCAATTTCAAATGCTGGTGAACGATTTTCCGACAGAAGCTTATTACCTCTATGAAGTTGGGCGTTGTTATTTAGGACAAGATGTTGAAAAAGCGGTGGAGTATTTTAAACGTTCTATGGACTTAAACCCGCTGATCGCATACCCGTACTTGCGAATTGCTGAAGTACAGATGGATGAAGAACGATGGGAGAACGCAGAAGGGACGCTGCTAAAAGGGGTTAACAGCGGTATCTCTTCTGAGAAGACGGGATTATTATGGTTATATATTGGGCATAGCCATAAGGCGCGAGACCAATTTATACAGGCGGAGCAGGCATATTGGCATGCGGCAGAAAGAGATGTAAATAAGGACAATTTGGCTATCATCTATAGAGTGCAGGCCGTTATTCGGCAAGAGGAATGGGAGCGTGCAGAGCAAATCATTCAGCAAACTTTAGAAGCAGACTATAATGCTGATATTGCATTTCGTGCGGGTGCTATGATGTTTGACGAAGCGGAAACTAAAGAGCAGCATGAAGTAGCGGTTTGGAGAATGGAAGAAGCTTTACGGCAACTGCAAGAAGATATCGTTCAGTACGTTCGGCTATACGTAGATGCAATTGAGTATACGCCCGCAATGGAGCAGGGGGCAGACCTACTTGCAGAATTGCGTGCAATAACGGATGACACGGATATATACTGTTATGAGGCGTATTTACGAGAGAAATTGGGACAATTGAATGAGGCAGAAGCATTGTTAAAAGAAGCGCTGAATTTGAGTGCGCCCAATACATTCCCTCATTATCGATTAGGACTTTTGTATAAGGAAATGGAACAGCCAACTCTTGCGATTGCCCATTTTCAAACCTGTCTTGAACTTGATGTGGATTTTCATTCTGCGCGTGAAGAACTTGTTCAATTGTATGGAGTTGGCGCTCATGTTGGACGTGCTAAAACATATGCACTGGAGTTATTAGCGGATTGTCCGGAGGTATGTGATGTTAGGCAACTGACTAACTGGTTGAATAACGATGAAAGACGAGCGGTTCGAAATCGACTTGTTGAACTGGAAGGATCTGTCCGTGAGGAGTGGCGTAAACTTGCGTTGAGTGCAGTTATACCTGCGAGCGAAGCGATTGACTTACTGCAAAATGAAGAATCGCCTAAGCTACAATTTCAGTTGGCGAAAATGTATATTGCAGAAGATAAATACAAGCTAGCCTTTGAGATATTAAGAATGCTTGTTAGTGAGTATCCAGAAGACGAGAACTTGTACTCATATTGGGCAGAGGCTATCTATGAAGCTAAAAAGCATGGAGATATCACTGAGACGATTGATGAAATGGAGCTGTCTGTCGCTGAAAGGGCAACGGTATGTCGTCATCTTGCGGCAGCATTTTTCCCGCGTGCGAAAGAGTATTTGGAGCAGTTAAATGAAAGGAAAACATGGCGCACTAAAATTCGTGGATTTATGAAAAACTTGAATATAATTGTAGTGATCGATGAACTATTTAAAGCCTCTTATGAATATGAGCCAGATAACCCGGATAATTATTGGGATTATGGTAGTTTTCTTATTGATATTGGTGAGTATCATGATGCCTTTAAGGAATTGCAGAAATATCTTCGGAATCACGATGATGACAATATTCAGTACAAAATTGGTGTTGCGGCACTTTATCATGGTTTTACAACAGAAAAGCCTCAGTATATTCAGCGTGCGAAGGAGAAGTTTGAAATCGTCACCAGGCGAGTACCTCACTATTATTACGGCTGGGACAGGTTAGCGGAAGCTTATTTTTATCTTGGCGAATACGACCAAGCGTTGGCGACTTATCGGCAAGCAGTCGAGCTCGATGGATCAATGCCAGATGGTTATGCAGGCATCATCCTGTGTTTGGATTACTTAAATCGTACAGAAGAGGTTGTGGGCTTCGCAAATAAGTTGGAAGAATCTCTTAGACAGGCAACGATTGAACGAATCGAGCAAGCTATGTTTGAAACAACTGAAATCGTTCAGCGGCTGCTCAAAAAATAA
- the infC gene encoding translation initiation factor IF-3 produces MSKDMYVNEGIRARELRIIDHNGDQLGIKTRTEALEIAARANLDLVLVAPQAKPPVARIMDYGKFKFEQQKKDREVRKNQKIILLKEVRLSPTIDEHDFQTKLRNAIKFLEKGDKVKCSIRFRGRAITHKEIGQRVLDRFAEACKDVSTVEQRPKMEGRSMFLVLAPTAEKQ; encoded by the coding sequence ATTAGCAAAGACATGTACGTAAATGAGGGTATTCGTGCCCGCGAGCTGCGAATTATCGACCATAACGGCGATCAGCTCGGAATCAAAACTCGTACCGAGGCACTAGAAATCGCCGCTCGTGCGAATTTGGATCTCGTCCTTGTCGCTCCACAAGCGAAACCCCCAGTAGCTCGTATCATGGACTATGGGAAGTTCAAATTTGAGCAACAGAAAAAGGACCGTGAAGTACGGAAGAATCAGAAGATTATCCTACTCAAAGAAGTTCGGTTAAGCCCGACAATCGATGAACACGATTTTCAAACGAAACTACGTAACGCGATCAAATTCCTTGAAAAAGGCGACAAAGTAAAATGCTCTATCCGTTTCCGAGGACGTGCGATTACGCACAAGGAAATCGGACAGCGTGTCCTTGACCGCTTCGCAGAAGCGTGCAAAGATGTATCTACGGTTGAACAACGACCGAAGATGGAAGGTCGCAGCATGTTCTTAGTGCTTGCACCGACTGCTGAAAAACAGTAA
- the rpmI gene encoding 50S ribosomal protein L35 codes for MPKMKTHRGSAKRFKKTGSGKLKRGRAYTSHLFANKSTKAKRHLRKASLVSSGDYKRIREMLTYVK; via the coding sequence ATGCCAAAAATGAAAACTCACCGCGGTTCAGCGAAACGTTTCAAAAAAACCGGTTCTGGTAAATTGAAACGCGGCCGTGCTTACACAAGTCACCTTTTTGCGAATAAATCGACAAAAGCGAAACGCCACCTGCGTAAAGCTTCACTCGTTTCTTCAGGAGACTACAAACGTATCCGTGAAATGCTCACATACGTAAAATAA
- the rplT gene encoding 50S ribosomal protein L20 produces the protein MPRVKGGTVTRKRRNRVLKLAKGYYGSKHRLYKVANQQVMKSFNYAYRDRRQKKREFRKLWITRINAAARINGLSYSTLMHGLKVAGIDVNRKMLADLAVTDAPAFAQLADAAKKSIAK, from the coding sequence ATGCCACGCGTAAAAGGTGGAACAGTGACGCGCAAGCGTCGTAATCGAGTATTGAAATTAGCAAAAGGTTATTACGGTTCAAAACATAGACTTTATAAAGTCGCAAACCAACAGGTCATGAAATCATTTAACTATGCATACCGTGACCGTCGTCAAAAGAAACGTGAATTCCGTAAACTTTGGATTACACGTATCAACGCGGCTGCACGTATCAACGGTCTTTCATACAGCACACTTATGCACGGTTTGAAAGTAGCTGGTATCGATGTTAACCGTAAGATGCTTGCTGATCTTGCAGTAACAGACGCACCAGCGTTTGCACAACTTGCAGATGCAGCTAAAAAATCAATCGCAAAATAA
- a CDS encoding DUF1294 domain-containing protein encodes MESVAVSWIIFMSIWAFAAMGYDKRQAKKKGRRVPEKNLWLLALIGGGIGAYIGMQIFRHKTRHTSFRIGFLLLAMVYGIGILYLLGVRMSGGFVA; translated from the coding sequence ATGGAGTCAGTAGCGGTAAGTTGGATTATTTTCATGTCGATTTGGGCGTTTGCGGCAATGGGCTATGACAAACGTCAGGCAAAGAAAAAAGGACGTAGGGTGCCTGAAAAAAACTTGTGGTTATTGGCGTTGATTGGTGGAGGTATAGGCGCTTATATCGGCATGCAAATATTTCGCCATAAGACGAGGCATACATCATTTCGTATTGGTTTTCTCCTATTGGCAATGGTCTATGGAATAGGCATTCTTTATTTGTTGGGTGTCCGTATGTCAGGTGGTTTCGTAGCATAG
- a CDS encoding sigma-w pathway protein ysdB: MPLLIRFVIIAFIIYLFYRGIRYLTDPKRKLDEAYEQQQFYFYDDVKNVRKNFFITYKGAMFEGEKYLGTTEDSFEVVSIFVWVKDEAKLQGFTKDDFHFLKSEILSNYPKADISWKNPIEQLMHS, translated from the coding sequence ATGCCATTGCTAATCCGTTTTGTCATCATCGCTTTCATCATCTATTTATTTTACCGCGGTATTCGTTATTTGACGGATCCCAAACGTAAATTGGATGAAGCTTATGAGCAACAGCAATTTTATTTTTATGATGATGTAAAAAATGTACGAAAAAACTTTTTTATTACGTATAAGGGTGCTATGTTTGAAGGTGAAAAATACTTAGGCACCACTGAGGATTCTTTTGAAGTTGTCTCCATCTTTGTCTGGGTAAAGGACGAAGCAAAATTGCAAGGCTTCACAAAAGATGATTTTCATTTCTTAAAATCGGAAATTCTTTCTAACTACCCAAAAGCTGATATCAGTTGGAAAAACCCGATTGAACAATTGATGCATTCTTAA
- a CDS encoding dUTP diphosphatase, which translates to MQLTKLFSMQRELDAFIQNNRQQQTDVFQEKGLALLIELAELANETRCFKFWSTKGPSEDAVILEEYVDSIHFLLSLGIEKDLHTLEDWPVREVEGELTQLFLKTTAVIHYFLNELTMESYEQVWVYYGAIANKLGFTNEDIIQAYIEKNEENYNRQKVGY; encoded by the coding sequence ATGCAACTGACAAAACTATTTTCTATGCAACGCGAATTGGATGCATTTATTCAAAATAATCGACAACAGCAGACCGATGTATTTCAAGAAAAAGGGCTGGCACTCCTGATTGAGCTGGCAGAATTGGCGAATGAAACGCGCTGCTTTAAATTTTGGAGTACAAAAGGTCCATCAGAGGATGCTGTTATTTTAGAGGAATATGTGGATTCTATTCATTTTCTTCTATCGCTCGGTATTGAAAAGGATCTACATACACTGGAAGATTGGCCTGTACGTGAAGTTGAAGGGGAACTGACACAGTTATTTTTAAAAACAACGGCAGTCATTCACTATTTTTTGAATGAATTGACAATGGAGTCCTATGAGCAGGTGTGGGTTTATTATGGGGCTATTGCCAACAAACTAGGATTTACAAATGAGGACATTATCCAGGCTTATATCGAGAAGAATGAAGAAAATTATAATCGGCAGAAAGTGGGCTATTAA
- a CDS encoding helix-turn-helix domain-containing protein yields MNEWNKEDFGVRLKTLREQRGLSMMAFGTAIGTSASRIKDWEKGKNAPSAAWIAKISERFNVSTDELILGNAKISKAFKNSGSPNIDLLYDKLRETITDELEADEETDRTAELYAELDAINKENYRSGKGRRRAERELLAILTELPKKEVLELLELAKVKKRWL; encoded by the coding sequence ATGAATGAATGGAACAAAGAGGATTTTGGTGTGCGCTTAAAAACACTACGGGAGCAACGTGGATTATCCATGATGGCGTTTGGTACGGCTATCGGGACATCTGCTAGTCGTATCAAAGATTGGGAAAAAGGAAAAAATGCCCCGTCTGCGGCTTGGATTGCCAAAATTTCGGAACGGTTTAATGTTTCGACTGACGAGCTAATCCTTGGAAATGCCAAGATATCAAAGGCGTTTAAAAACTCTGGCTCTCCAAATATTGATTTGTTGTATGATAAGCTACGCGAAACGATTACGGATGAGTTAGAGGCAGATGAAGAAACAGATAGAACTGCTGAATTATATGCCGAACTGGATGCTATTAATAAGGAAAATTATAGAAGCGGTAAGGGAAGAAGGCGTGCTGAGCGGGAATTACTCGCTATCCTAACCGAACTTCCGAAGAAGGAAGTACTGGAATTATTAGAGCTTGCTAAGGTGAAAAAGCGCTGGTTGTAA
- a CDS encoding metallophosphoesterase, with amino-acid sequence MKSTAMTQKKNKKRLCFFAVVIIALLCLMIYRGNTTVGVTAYTIVSDKIPDDFNLYTIVQLSDLHDAKFGEDHVELVNKVKMIAPDVIFITGDFIDSNRYNLEQSLVLVDKLQSVAPMYYVTGNHEIATNDTDRIKDALENLGVRVLSDEAEIITLHRSAIAIGGIEDPLSSYLDDEEAVQASMSQAFKDVPANMFTMLLSHRPEQFEVYVEWGIDVTFSGHAHGGQFRIPGLGGLVAPGQGWFPAYTSGVHDKNDSRMVVSRGLGNSIIPIRVFNQPEIVVVTLQKK; translated from the coding sequence ATGAAATCGACTGCTATGACACAGAAAAAGAATAAAAAACGACTATGTTTTTTTGCAGTTGTCATCATAGCCCTACTTTGCCTAATGATCTACCGAGGAAATACGACAGTCGGCGTCACAGCGTATACAATTGTTTCTGATAAAATTCCTGATGATTTTAACCTGTATACAATCGTTCAGTTATCAGATTTACATGATGCAAAGTTCGGTGAGGATCATGTTGAGCTCGTCAATAAAGTGAAGATGATTGCGCCGGATGTTATTTTTATCACGGGTGATTTTATCGACAGTAATCGTTATAATCTTGAGCAAAGTTTAGTCCTTGTCGATAAGCTTCAATCAGTTGCACCGATGTATTATGTCACAGGCAATCATGAAATCGCAACGAATGATACTGATCGTATTAAAGATGCACTAGAAAATTTAGGCGTAAGGGTTTTATCAGATGAAGCTGAAATCATCACATTGCACAGGAGTGCCATCGCAATTGGTGGGATTGAAGATCCGCTATCAAGCTATCTAGACGATGAAGAGGCAGTCCAGGCTTCGATGAGTCAGGCATTTAAAGATGTACCAGCTAACATGTTTACAATGTTATTGTCACATAGGCCGGAACAATTTGAAGTGTATGTTGAGTGGGGAATCGATGTGACGTTCAGTGGTCACGCGCACGGAGGTCAGTTTCGAATTCCGGGACTTGGTGGACTTGTTGCACCTGGGCAAGGCTGGTTTCCAGCATATACATCAGGGGTACATGACAAGAATGACAGTCGTATGGTCGTCAGTCGGGGGCTTGGGAACAGCATCATCCCTATTAGAGTCTTCAATCAACCGGAGATTGTTGTTGTCACCTTGCAAAAAAAATAG